One Setaria viridis chromosome 3, Setaria_viridis_v4.0, whole genome shotgun sequence DNA window includes the following coding sequences:
- the LOC117849044 gene encoding F-box protein At5g49610, which yields MHSGRHLRLHRRRRRHHHHQGMERTSSKKPGAASLPDDLIAEILSRVPYKSLCCFKCVSRPWLALCSDPGVRRRCPQTLSCFFFSTLDPYPKVFTSTRHFVNASGRGPPIVDPSLSFLPPGHRDATIYDSCNGLLLCRFKDVPTQVGSRYFVGNPATEKWIDLPDTEPMKRRYPVIRLGFDPAVSSHFRVFPLVHDGDICHRQDRVTGLEIYSSGTGGWTYTPSEWGDGIRVFGNSRSAFFNSTLHLTTLDNSVIAVDTDGKTWRKILTPCNFDTIGLSQGRVMVKFGFSRIMWGNKTLKHTVSAPELDDIYMAVHAIHPEHSLIFLTAGNMRSLMSYDIDTGKVHAIHTLGENFMHKYPYTPCFSKWLPEGH from the exons ATGCATAGCGGCCGCCACTTgcggctccaccgccgccgccgccgccaccaccaccaccaggggATGGAGCGAACTTCCAGCAAGAAGCCGGGGGCGGCCAGCCTCCCCGATGACCTCATCGCTGAGATCCTCTCGCGGGTGCCCTACAAGTCGCTCTGCTGCTTCAAGTGCGTCTCCCGGCCATGGCTCGCCCTCTGCTCCGACCCCGGTGTCCGCCGCAGGTGCCCCCAGACCCTGTCGTGCTTCTTCTTTAGCACACTGGACCCCTATCCCAAAGTCTTCACTTCCACCAGACACTTCGTCAACGCGTCGGGCAGAGGCCCGCCCATTGTCGATCCCAGCCTCTCTTTCCTGCCGCCCGGCCACAGGGACGCGACCATCTACGACAGCTGCAATGGCCTTCTCCTATGTCGGTTCAAGGATGTGCCCACACAAGTTGGATCTAGGTATTTTGTCGGCAATCCTGCGACCGAGAAGTGGATCGATCTGCCGGATACAGAACCGATGAAGAGAAGGTATCCGGTCATCCGTTTGGGCTTCGACCCAGCCGTGTCCTCCCACTTCAGAGTGTTTCCGCTTGTGCACGATGGTGACATTTGCCACCGGCAGGATCGAGTCACGGGGTTGGAAATCTACTCGTCGGGAACTGGTGGATGGACATACACGCCGAGCGAGTGGGGTGATGGGATTAGAGTCTTTGGTAATTCAAGAAGTGCCTTCTTTAACAGCACTCTGCATTTGACAACCCTTGATAATTCAGTGATCGCAGTGGACACAGATGGGAAGACATGGAGAAAAATCCTTACTCCGTGTAACTTCGATACCATAGGGCTGTCTCAGGGGCGCGT TATGGTGAAGTTTGGGTTCTCGAGGATTATGTGGGGCAACAAGACCCTAAAGCATACTGTCAGTGCACCAGAGCTGGATGATATTTACATGGCTGTGCATGCAATCCATCCAGAACATAGTTTGATTTTCCTTACCGCTGGGAACATGAGAAGTCTTATGTCATATGACATTGATACTGGGAAAGTGCATGCTATCCATACTCTTGGGGAAAACTTTATGCACAAATATCCTTATACTCCCTGCTTTTCAAAGTGGTTGCCAGAAGGACACTAA
- the LOC117848718 gene encoding protein STICHEL-like 4 → MPAPAAPDRAAASVAAGSSGGGGGGDHLRGHAHLTNCIHLRHHHAHAHGASGRRRSPTGSSASASAALMRDLLALQRSRSLRDPSTRRSVDSASNNNNRVAADPDDDADHPDRSSRGALKTLLDQLAENPHPKPARRPRRRFKRGAGRRAAPAAAAASGLDRHAAAPRVSVNSSSQEAVCGNKNLFRAGGADGDGGGGDELMRQQVSQESRNVCGIPWNWSRIHHRGKSILDMAGRSLSCGLSDPKSASAARRSEAATSAASCGNMNGSRSHPHFPVTARLTSSTSSDSDSLPLLVDGARNGVGGISSSFSGELGIFSKSSELDSDLASEARSGQKSRGSHRGRHRSLAQKYAPRTFKDVVGQSLVVQALSNAILRKKIGLVYVFYGPHGTGKTSCARVFAKALNCHSAEHPRPCDSCASCIAHNLGKSRSLLEIGPVGNIDLDSIVDILDNVMLSPVPSQHRVFIIDDCNTLPPDTWSVISKVVERAPRRVVFILISPSLDLPHIIVSRCQKFFFPKLKECDIINTLQWISTSEGLDVDRDALKLIASRSDGSLRDAEMTLDQLSLLGQRISMSLVQELVGLVSDDKLVDLLDLALSADTVNTVKTLRDITETGVEPLALMSQLATIITDILAGTYTFARERVRRKFFKRPTLSKDDMEKLRQALKTLSEAEKQLRVSNDKMTWLTAALLQLAPDKQYILPSSSPSTSLNQGLLTRPEGDIARNSGMDHREIYAGNHGLPRASDLGNQQYRDVNLAAGLSNNMASNYHAGRRPGEHTPDSHVLSTGATRVNEGSRYSKTDSEMIWQAVLDNVQSDSLRKLLAREGRLISVSLGTAPTVQLIFSSRVNKSKAEKYRGHILQAFESVLSSAIILEIRYESKDDLTAGHAPVVSPYPEDGSNMVLRRSFTKHSSVSSGGENLIRRLQKDSVVQGGSSNQTRWMQSDPHILTEGEIIEVGSQMDWRAEPDNSIVMSNKRQEGDWGECLSSQNQEPPQGGSNANNEHGRQKNIVRGKVSLAHVINQAEACSQQGGWSRHKAVSIAEKLEQDNLRLEPRSSLLCWKASSTSRRKMSALKIRTRRSRALSRLALCGRCISVRSPR, encoded by the exons ATGCCGGCGCCTGCAGCGCCCGACCGGGCcgcggcgtcggtggcggcggggagcagtggcggcggcggcggcggggaccacCTCCGCGGCCACGCGCACCTGACCAACTGCATCCACCTGCGCCACCACCACGCGCACGCGCACGGCGCGTCCGGGCGGAGGCGCAGCCCGACGGGGTCctccgcgtcggcgtcggccgcgCTGATGCGGGACCTCCTCGCCCTCCAGCGCTCGCGCTCGCTGCGGGACccctccacccgccgctccgTCGACTCCGcgtccaacaacaacaacagggtcgccgccgaccccgacgacgacgccgaccaCCCCGACCGCTCCAGCCGCGGCGCACTCAAGACCCTCCTCGACCAGCTCGCGGAGAACCCGCACCCCaagcccgcccgccggccccggcgccgcttcaagcgcggggccggccggcgcgccgcccccgcggccgccgccgccagcggtcTAGatcgccacgccgccgcgccgcgcgttTCCGTCAACTCCAGCTCCCAGGAGGCCGTCTGTGGCAACAAGAACCTGTTCCGCGCCGGCGgagccgacggcgacggcggcggtggcgacgagctGATGCGGCAGCAGGTGTCGCAGGAGTCGCGCAACGTGTGCGGCATCCCCTGGAACTGGTCGCGCATCCACCACCGCGGCAAGTCCATCCTCGACATGGCCGGCCGTAGCCTCTCGTGCGGCCTGTCAGACCCCaagtcggcgtcggcggcgcggaggtcggAAGCCGCCACCTCCGCGGCCTCGTGCGGTAATATGAACGGGTCGCGTTCGCACCCGCATTTCCCGGTTACCGCGAGGCTGACTTCCTCGACGAGTTCAGATTCGGACTCTCTGCCTCTGCTTGTCGACGGTGCGCGCAACGGCGTCGGTGGCATTTCTAGTAGCTTCTCTGGGGAGCTCGGGATCTTCTCCAAGAGTAGCGAGCTCGATTCTGACCTCGCGTCCGAGGCACGGTCAGGGCAGAAGTCACGGGGCTCACACCGTGGCCGGCACCGGAGCTTGGCACAGAAGTATGCTCCGAGGACATTCAAGGACGTCGTTGGGCAGAGCTTGGTGGTGCAGGCGCTGTCCAATGCCATTCTGAGGAAAAAGATTGGACTGGTGTATGTCTTCTACGGACCACACGGCACAGGCAAGACCTCGTGTGCCAGGGTATTCGCAAAGGCTTTGAATTGCCATTCTGCTGAACACCCAAGGCCCTGTGATTCATGTGCTTCTTGTATTGCACACAATCTGGGCAAGAGTAGGAGTTTGTTGGAGATTGGACCGGTGGGTAACATTGATCTGGACAGCATCGTGGATATCCTTGATAATGTAATGCTTTCACCCGTGCCATCCCAGCATAGGGTGTTTATAATTGATGATTGCAACACATTGCCACCTGATACATGGAGTGTCATATCCAAGGTCGTCGAACGTGCACCGCGGCGTGTAGTTTTTATTCTCATCAGCCCCAGTCTCGATCTCCCTCATATAATCGTGTCAAGGTGCCAAAAGTTCTTTTTCCCGAAGCTGAAGGAGTGCGACATTATCAACACTTTGCAGTGGATTTCTACTAGCGAAGGTCTAGATGTTGATAGAGATGCATTGAAACTTATCGCTTCCCGGTCAGATGGGTCACTGAGGGATGCAGAGATGACTCTGGATCAGTTGAGTTTGCTTGGACAGAGAATTTCGATGTCGCTTGTTCAAGAACTT GTTGGCTTGGTTTCTGATGATAAGTTGGTTGATTTGCTTGATTTGGCACTATCTGCTGACACAGTGAACACAGTGAAAACCTTGCGAGATATCACCGAAACAGGTGTTGAGCCATTGGCCCTGATGTCTCAACTTGCTACAATAATCACTGACATCCTTGCTGGCACCTATACATTCGCTCGAGAAAGAGTGCGAAGAAAATTCTTCAAACGTCCAACCT TATCAAAGGATGATATGGAAAAACTACGTCAGGCCTTGAAAACACTCTCTGAAGCAGAAAAACAGTTGAGGGTCTCTAATGACAAGATGACCTGGCTTACAGCTGCTCTTCTTCAGCTTGCTCCAGATAAACAATATATATTGCCAAGTTCATCTCCAAGTACTAGTCTTAATCAGGGTCTGCTTACCCGCCCTGAGGGAGACATAGCAAGGAACTCTGGTATGGATCATAGGGAGATATATGCTGGTAATCATGGCTTACCAAGAGCATCTGATCTTGGAAATCAGCAGTATAGAGATGTTAATCTAGCGGCTGGTTTGAGCAACAATATGGCGAGCAATTACCATGCTGGAAGGAGACCTGGGGAACATACTCCAGACAGCCATGTATTGTCAACAGGTGCTACTAGAGTGAATGAAGGATCTAGGTACAGCAAAACTGATAGTGAAATGATCTGGCAGGCTGTGCTAGATAATGTTCAGTCAGACTCATTAAGAAAATTGCTTGCTAGAGAGGGTCGACTGATTTCTGTCAGCCTAGGCACAG CTCCAACTGTCCAATTAATATTCAGTTCTCGTGTGAATAAGTCCAAAGCTGAGAAGTATAGGGGCCACATTCTGCAGGCATTTGAATCTGTTCTTTCTTCTGCTATAATACTTGAAATCCGATATGAATCAAAGGATGATCTGACAGCAGGTCATGCTCCAGTTGTTTCTCCCTATCCTGAGGATGGTTCAAATATGGTATTGAGGAGGTCTTTCACTAAACATAGTTCAGTTTCTTCTGGAGGCGAGAATTTAATTAGAAGGCTTCAAAAAGACAGTGTGGTCCAGGGTGGTAGCTCAAATCAGACACGCTGGATGCAATCTGATCCACACATATTGACTGAAGGCGAAATTATTGAAGTTGGGTCTCAAATGGATTGGCGGGCTGAACCAGATAACAGCATTGTTATGTCAAACAAAAGACAAGAAGGTGACTGGGGAGAATGTTTGTCATCACAGAACCAAGAACCTCCTCAAGGAGGAAGCAATGCGAATAATGAACATGGTCGGCAAAAGAACATTGTGAGAGGCAAGGTATCTCTGGCTCATGTTATTAACCAGGCGGAAGCTTGTTCTCAACAAGGTGGCTGGTCTAGACACAAAGCTGTATCTATTGCGGAAAAACTAGAACAAGATAATTT GAGATTGGAGCCTAGATCCAGTTTGCTTTGTTGGAAAGCTTCAAGCACTTCCAGACGAAAG ATGTCCGCACTGAAGATCAGGACCCGAAGATCACGAGCTTTATCAAGGCTCGCTTTGTGCGGGAGGTGCATTTCAGTGAGATCTCCGAGATGA